The following are encoded together in the Anaerostipes caccae L1-92 genome:
- the pstA gene encoding phosphate ABC transporter permease PstA, which produces MEAMTAKPLNGIKQVNKVTRKQRFSSYKRTPLSLLLYLLVLISTVFTAGILIYLIGYILVHGVPYLTKDLFSLKYTSTNVSLFPAMVNTVSMTALALLFAVPLGIFSAIYLVEYAKKGNRLVGIVRITAETLSGIPSIVYGLFGMLFFVTTLKWGLSILSGAATLAIMILPAVMRTSEEALKSVPDSFREGSFGLGAGKLRTVFQIVLPSAVPGILSGVILAVGRIVGETAALMYTAGTVAEIPSNVMGSGRTLSVHMYALSSEGLHINQSYATAVVLLIVVIVINAVSTFIAKRITKG; this is translated from the coding sequence ATGGAGGCGATGACAGCAAAGCCATTAAACGGTATAAAACAGGTGAATAAGGTCACAAGGAAACAGAGATTTTCTTCTTACAAAAGAACTCCGCTCTCTCTGCTTCTGTATCTGCTGGTGCTGATATCCACGGTCTTTACGGCGGGAATTTTGATCTATCTGATCGGATATATTTTGGTGCATGGGGTTCCGTATCTTACAAAAGATCTGTTTTCTTTAAAATACACATCGACGAATGTATCACTTTTTCCGGCCATGGTCAACACGGTCAGCATGACAGCACTGGCGCTCTTATTTGCAGTGCCGCTGGGAATCTTTTCTGCGATTTATCTTGTGGAATATGCCAAGAAGGGAAACCGGCTTGTGGGGATCGTCAGGATTACTGCCGAAACTCTTTCAGGAATTCCGTCGATTGTATATGGACTGTTTGGTATGCTGTTCTTTGTGACCACATTAAAATGGGGACTGTCCATTTTATCGGGAGCCGCAACACTGGCGATTATGATTCTGCCGGCTGTGATGAGAACCAGCGAGGAGGCATTAAAATCTGTCCCGGATTCTTTCAGGGAAGGAAGCTTCGGGCTTGGAGCGGGAAAACTTAGGACGGTCTTTCAGATCGTGCTTCCGTCTGCGGTGCCCGGCATTTTGTCCGGAGTCATATTGGCAGTGGGAAGAATCGTAGGAGAGACGGCGGCGCTGATGTATACAGCCGGAACAGTGGCAGAGATACCATCCAATGTGATGGGTTCCGGGAGAACATTATCAGTCCATATGTATGCACTCTCCAGCGAGGGTTTGCACATCAATCAGTCTTACGCCACAGCGGTGGTTCTGCTGATCGTAGTGATCGTCATTAACGCGGTGTCGACATTTATTGCCAAGCGGATAACGAAAGGATAG
- the pstC gene encoding phosphate ABC transporter permease subunit PstC, whose translation MKQYKEKIMKGVFLTAACTSILAVILICAFLFMNGLPAIGEIGPVKFLAGERWMPKNGFFGIFPMIMGSLYITAGAIIVGVPVGIFTAVFMAKFCSGKLYKILKPAVDLLAGIPSVVYGFFGMVVLVPMVRNIFGGNGNSILTASLLLGIMILPTIIGVSESAIRAVPDSYYEGSLALGASHERSVFFTVLPAAKSGILAGVVLGIGRAIGETMAVVMVAGNQARMPMELAKGVRTLTANIVLEMGYATDLHREALIATAVVLFVFILLINLSFSALKHKEEF comes from the coding sequence ATGAAACAGTACAAAGAAAAGATCATGAAAGGCGTATTCCTGACCGCAGCCTGTACTTCCATACTGGCAGTCATACTGATATGTGCATTCCTGTTCATGAACGGCTTACCCGCTATTGGGGAGATCGGACCGGTAAAATTTCTGGCCGGAGAGCGATGGATGCCAAAGAATGGATTCTTTGGCATCTTCCCAATGATCATGGGAAGCCTTTATATCACAGCAGGAGCCATCATCGTGGGTGTCCCTGTCGGAATCTTTACGGCGGTCTTCATGGCAAAGTTCTGCAGCGGGAAGCTTTATAAAATACTGAAGCCGGCAGTGGATCTTTTGGCAGGAATTCCATCTGTGGTTTATGGCTTCTTCGGCATGGTCGTTTTGGTGCCGATGGTCAGAAATATTTTTGGCGGCAACGGAAACAGTATTCTTACGGCGTCACTGCTTTTAGGGATCATGATTCTGCCGACGATTATCGGTGTTTCTGAGAGTGCCATCCGTGCAGTGCCGGACAGCTATTACGAAGGTTCACTGGCCCTGGGGGCGAGCCACGAGAGAAGTGTGTTTTTTACAGTACTGCCTGCGGCGAAATCCGGTATTTTGGCAGGTGTGGTGTTAGGGATCGGAAGAGCCATAGGAGAGACTATGGCGGTTGTCATGGTCGCGGGAAACCAGGCCAGGATGCCGATGGAACTTGCTAAGGGAGTCAGGACACTGACGGCGAATATCGTATTGGAAATGGGATATGCCACGGATCTGCACAGAGAAGCGCTGATCGCCACGGCTGTGGTGCTGTTTGTCTTTATCCTGCTGATTAACCTTTCTTTTTCTGCATTAAAACATAAGGAGGAATTCTGA
- a CDS encoding substrate-binding domain-containing protein produces MRKMRKRILSVLLTAVAATTLLAGCGGKDEGKKAAGEDITVVSREDGSGTRGAFIELFGIEEKDSDGNKIDNTTTEAMITNSTSVMMTTIAENEAAIGYISLGSLNDTVKALKIDGAEPSTENVKNKTYKIVRPFNIVTNEKKLSNQAKDFMKFIMSKEGQEVVADNGYITVDDKASAYKAAGAKGKIVVAGSSSVTPVMEKLKEAYTALNKDVKIEVQQSDSTTGVTSTVDGVCDIGMASRELADSEVKKGVKPTVIAQDGIAVIVNKKNEVSELKSDQIKGIFTGEVISWGDVK; encoded by the coding sequence ATGAGAAAGATGAGGAAAAGAATTTTAAGTGTTCTTCTGACAGCAGTGGCAGCGACAACTTTACTGGCAGGCTGCGGAGGCAAAGACGAAGGTAAAAAAGCAGCAGGTGAAGATATCACCGTTGTATCCAGAGAAGACGGATCCGGCACAAGAGGAGCGTTTATTGAGTTATTTGGGATCGAAGAAAAAGACAGTGACGGAAATAAGATAGATAACACGACAACGGAGGCAATGATCACCAACTCTACTTCCGTTATGATGACGACAATCGCCGAGAATGAGGCAGCAATCGGATACATATCTTTAGGGTCCTTAAATGATACAGTAAAAGCCCTGAAGATTGACGGAGCAGAGCCGAGTACCGAAAATGTAAAAAACAAGACTTATAAGATCGTGCGTCCGTTCAACATTGTGACAAATGAGAAGAAGCTGAGTAACCAGGCTAAAGATTTTATGAAATTCATAATGAGCAAAGAAGGCCAGGAAGTGGTCGCAGACAATGGATATATTACGGTCGATGACAAGGCTTCCGCATACAAAGCAGCCGGGGCAAAAGGCAAGATTGTTGTGGCAGGATCATCATCTGTTACCCCTGTCATGGAAAAGTTAAAAGAGGCCTATACGGCACTGAACAAAGATGTAAAGATCGAAGTTCAGCAGAGTGATTCTACAACAGGAGTGACTTCCACAGTGGACGGAGTCTGCGACATCGGGATGGCATCCAGAGAACTTGCAGACAGCGAGGTGAAAAAAGGCGTGAAGCCTACAGTCATCGCACAGGATGGAATCGCAGTGATCGTAAACAAGAAAAACGAGGTATCTGAACTTAAAAGTGACCAGATAAAAGGTATTTTTACAGGTGAAGTGATTTCCTGGGGCGACGTGAAATAA
- a CDS encoding dihydroorotase: MILIKNGRVMDPETGFDKVTDLVLSGGKIKSIGDTETADFEQIIDAEGMVVAPGLIDVHVHFRDPGFTHKEDMQTGSRAALHGGVTTVVCMANTKPVVDSTEILDDILKRAQKLPVRLVQTAAVSKGFKGKELVNMEVLKAHGALGFTDDGLPLMDEEIVRRAMETAAKLDVPVSLHEEDPKYIKRPGVNAGKVAEQLEYGGASDEAEAVMVERDCRLALETGASVDIQHISSAKAVDLVKDAKAKGAHVTAEAAPHHFTLTEEDVLTYGSLAKMNPPLRTKKDRERIIEGLKEGTIEIIATDHAPHSEEEKAAGLEKAPSGITGLETSLGLGITKLVREGHLTLMELLEKMTVNPAKLYHLEQGRIQEGKPADLVLFKEDEEYIVEKFYSKASNSPFKGWKLFGKIYYTICKGNVYDLSQD; encoded by the coding sequence ATGATTTTAATTAAAAACGGAAGAGTCATGGACCCGGAAACCGGATTTGATAAAGTGACTGATCTTGTTCTTTCCGGTGGAAAGATTAAAAGTATAGGAGATACAGAAACAGCAGATTTTGAGCAGATCATAGATGCAGAAGGTATGGTTGTGGCTCCTGGTCTGATCGATGTCCATGTGCATTTCAGAGACCCTGGATTTACACACAAAGAAGATATGCAGACCGGGAGCCGGGCGGCCCTTCACGGAGGTGTCACCACGGTGGTTTGTATGGCAAATACAAAGCCTGTGGTGGACAGCACGGAGATTCTGGATGATATTCTGAAACGGGCACAGAAACTGCCGGTCCGGCTTGTCCAGACTGCGGCGGTATCCAAAGGATTTAAAGGGAAAGAACTCGTTAACATGGAGGTGCTGAAAGCCCATGGGGCATTGGGATTTACAGATGACGGTCTTCCGCTCATGGACGAAGAGATCGTCCGCAGGGCTATGGAGACTGCGGCAAAACTTGATGTTCCGGTCAGTCTTCACGAGGAAGATCCGAAATATATTAAGCGCCCGGGAGTCAATGCCGGAAAGGTTGCCGAACAGCTTGAGTACGGCGGGGCTTCTGACGAAGCGGAGGCGGTGATGGTAGAGAGAGACTGCCGGCTGGCGCTGGAAACCGGGGCATCTGTGGATATCCAGCATATCAGTTCTGCCAAAGCCGTTGATCTTGTAAAGGATGCCAAAGCGAAAGGTGCTCATGTGACAGCGGAAGCTGCACCCCATCATTTTACGCTGACAGAAGAGGATGTTCTCACTTACGGCTCCCTGGCCAAGATGAATCCGCCGCTCAGGACAAAAAAAGACAGAGAGAGGATTATCGAGGGACTGAAGGAAGGCACCATAGAGATCATCGCCACAGACCATGCGCCTCACTCTGAAGAAGAAAAGGCAGCAGGCCTTGAAAAGGCACCGAGCGGTATTACCGGACTGGAAACTTCTCTGGGACTTGGTATTACAAAACTGGTAAGGGAAGGACATTTAACTTTGATGGAACTCCTGGAAAAAATGACGGTCAATCCCGCAAAACTTTATCACCTGGAACAGGGAAGAATACAGGAGGGAAAACCGGCAGATTTGGTTCTGTTTAAAGAGGACGAGGAGTATATTGTAGAGAAGTTTTATTCCAAGGCCTCAAACTCACCGTTCAAAGGCTGGAAACTTTTCGGCAAGATTTATTACACAATCTGTAAAGGGAATGTTTACGATCTGTCACAAGATTAA
- a CDS encoding sigma-54 interaction domain-containing protein: MDGKQEKPQIFSNVQEASERLDAIIENSFDGIYITDGRANTIKVNRAYETITGLDRADMLGKNMEELERGNVISVSGSLMAIREKRVVTLEQEFKTGKKAVITSSPICDKEGQIIMVVTNVRDLTEIYHLREEMGRKKQEEEKLRQKLLHVQGELFGSRMVAQDKNTLDALFWADKVSGLDATVMLLGETGVGKEEFARYIYQNSRRKDGSFIKVNCGAIPPNLLESELFGYEKGAFTGASKNGKLGLFELADKGTIFLDEIGELPFDMQVKFLRVLQEQEVERIGGSRPVKIDVRIVAATNRNLEEMVKQKAFREDLFYRLMVFPIHIPPLRERRKDIEPLARLFLGQLNKKYGFRKEFTFEALELLKEYRWPGNIRELKNLVERAVIISNEDLIGPESIPVETGERTLKAKKRKKEKSTSIDLKSELHRIELQYMEQAYKTFGNVRDAALSLGMTAPTFVRKRKQYAEENKYQVPNRKAD; encoded by the coding sequence ATGGACGGGAAGCAGGAAAAACCTCAGATTTTTTCAAATGTACAGGAAGCCAGTGAGCGGCTGGATGCTATCATTGAGAATTCCTTCGATGGCATTTATATCACGGACGGCAGGGCAAACACAATCAAAGTCAACCGGGCATATGAGACGATCACCGGACTTGACAGAGCAGATATGCTCGGGAAAAACATGGAGGAACTGGAGCGCGGGAATGTAATTTCCGTGTCCGGTTCTCTTATGGCTATCAGGGAAAAAAGAGTGGTGACCCTGGAGCAGGAGTTTAAGACAGGAAAAAAGGCGGTCATAACAAGCAGCCCGATCTGCGACAAGGAAGGGCAGATCATCATGGTCGTCACAAATGTAAGGGACCTGACTGAGATTTATCATCTGAGAGAAGAAATGGGAAGGAAAAAACAGGAGGAAGAAAAACTCCGGCAGAAGCTCCTGCACGTCCAGGGGGAACTTTTCGGCAGCCGTATGGTGGCCCAGGATAAAAATACCCTGGATGCCTTGTTCTGGGCAGACAAAGTATCCGGGCTGGATGCAACGGTCATGCTGCTTGGGGAGACCGGAGTCGGAAAGGAAGAGTTCGCGAGATATATTTATCAGAACAGCAGGCGGAAAGACGGAAGTTTTATCAAAGTTAACTGCGGTGCAATTCCTCCCAATCTGTTGGAAAGTGAATTGTTCGGATATGAAAAGGGAGCATTCACGGGCGCCAGTAAAAACGGAAAGCTCGGTCTGTTTGAACTGGCAGATAAAGGAACCATTTTTCTCGATGAGATCGGGGAACTGCCGTTTGATATGCAGGTCAAGTTCCTGCGGGTTCTGCAGGAGCAGGAGGTGGAACGCATCGGAGGGAGCAGGCCGGTAAAGATCGATGTGAGAATTGTTGCGGCCACAAACCGGAATCTGGAAGAAATGGTGAAACAAAAAGCATTCAGGGAAGACCTGTTTTACCGTCTGATGGTATTTCCGATCCACATCCCGCCTTTGAGAGAGAGAAGAAAAGACATAGAGCCGCTTGCCAGGCTCTTTTTGGGACAGCTCAATAAGAAATACGGATTTCGGAAGGAATTTACGTTTGAGGCTTTGGAACTGCTGAAGGAATACCGATGGCCGGGGAATATCAGGGAATTGAAAAATCTGGTTGAGAGGGCTGTGATCATCAGCAATGAGGACCTGATCGGACCGGAGAGTATCCCTGTAGAGACAGGGGAAAGAACACTTAAAGCAAAAAAACGGAAAAAAGAAAAGAGTACATCCATCGACCTGAAATCTGAACTTCACAGAATTGAACTTCAGTATATGGAACAGGCTTATAAAACATTTGGAAATGTGAGGGATGCAGCATTAAGCCTGGGGATGACAGCGCCGACCTTTGTGAGGAAACGGAAACAATATGCCGAAGAAAACAAATACCAGGTTCCCAATAGAAAAGCTGATTGA
- a CDS encoding NifU family protein, whose product MLREIEKVLEEDVRPYLLEHEGNVRISEYKEGILKVRLTGQCCGCPSAALTTEELIAEAVKKKIPEVKDVVLVNEVSDDLIEMAKKLMSHSGKQGVPCG is encoded by the coding sequence ATGTTAAGGGAAATAGAGAAGGTGCTGGAAGAAGATGTGCGTCCATATTTGCTCGAACATGAAGGAAATGTCCGGATATCAGAATATAAAGAAGGTATTTTGAAAGTCCGCCTGACAGGACAGTGCTGCGGATGTCCATCCGCAGCACTGACAACCGAAGAATTGATTGCAGAAGCGGTGAAAAAGAAAATACCTGAGGTAAAGGATGTAGTGCTGGTGAATGAGGTAAGTGATGACCTTATCGAAATGGCAAAAAAACTGATGAGCCATTCGGGAAAGCAGGGGGTGCCATGCGGATAG
- a CDS encoding 4-hydroxyphenylacetate 3-hydroxylase family protein translates to MALMTGNEYVESMSKLNLQVYMFGEKIEHPVDNPILRPSLNSVKATYDLAQMPEYEDLMTAVSSETGEKINRFTHIHQSAGDLIKKVKMQRLCGQKTAACFQRCVGMDAFNAVYSTTYEVDEKYGTSYHENFKNFLKYAQEKDLTTDGAMTDPKGDRSLAPHAQADPDLFLHVVERRPDGIVVRGAKAHQTGIINSHEVLVMPTIAMGEDDKDYAVSFTVPTDSDGIFMIVGRQSCDTRKLEGSQMDVGNSEYGGMEALVVFDNVFVPNDRIFLNGEYDFAGVLVERFAGYHRQSYGGCKVGVGDVLIGASAAAAEYNGAGRASHVKDKLIEMTHLNETLYCCGIACSAEGAATRSGNYLIDLLLANVCKQNVTRFPYEIARLAEDIAGGLMVTAPSEKDLKDPKLGAYVEKYLHGVSGVSTENRLRIMRLIENLTLGSAAVGYRTESMHGAGSPQAQRIMIARQSNLTMKKKMAKEIAKIKEE, encoded by the coding sequence ATGGCTTTAATGACAGGAAACGAATACGTGGAAAGCATGAGTAAACTGAATCTTCAGGTTTATATGTTTGGGGAAAAAATTGAACATCCGGTGGATAATCCGATTTTAAGGCCGTCCCTGAATTCTGTAAAAGCGACTTATGACCTGGCACAGATGCCGGAATATGAGGATCTGATGACTGCAGTATCTTCTGAAACAGGAGAAAAGATCAACCGCTTTACCCATATCCATCAAAGTGCCGGGGATTTGATTAAAAAAGTGAAGATGCAGAGGCTGTGCGGCCAAAAAACCGCTGCCTGTTTCCAGCGCTGTGTAGGTATGGATGCGTTTAATGCAGTTTACAGTACTACATATGAGGTGGATGAAAAATACGGCACCAGCTACCACGAAAACTTTAAAAACTTCTTAAAATATGCACAGGAAAAGGATCTGACCACTGACGGCGCCATGACAGATCCAAAAGGTGACCGCTCCCTTGCTCCTCATGCTCAGGCTGATCCTGACCTTTTTCTGCATGTCGTGGAACGCCGGCCTGACGGGATCGTCGTCCGTGGAGCCAAAGCTCATCAAACCGGCATTATCAACTCACATGAAGTGTTGGTCATGCCTACCATTGCCATGGGCGAAGATGACAAAGACTATGCAGTTTCTTTTACAGTGCCGACAGACTCTGATGGCATTTTTATGATTGTCGGACGACAGTCCTGTGATACAAGAAAATTAGAAGGCTCTCAAATGGATGTAGGAAATTCCGAATACGGAGGAATGGAAGCTCTGGTTGTGTTTGATAATGTCTTTGTGCCAAACGACCGTATTTTCTTAAATGGGGAATATGATTTTGCCGGGGTTCTGGTGGAGCGTTTTGCCGGATACCACAGACAGTCCTACGGCGGATGTAAAGTTGGTGTTGGTGATGTCCTGATCGGTGCGTCTGCAGCTGCAGCAGAATACAATGGAGCGGGACGTGCCTCCCATGTAAAAGACAAGCTGATCGAAATGACCCATTTAAACGAAACCCTGTACTGCTGCGGCATCGCATGTTCTGCCGAAGGTGCGGCCACCAGATCCGGAAACTATCTGATCGATCTGCTTCTGGCCAATGTATGTAAACAGAATGTTACCCGCTTTCCATATGAAATCGCACGTCTTGCAGAAGATATCGCAGGAGGTCTGATGGTTACCGCTCCTTCCGAAAAAGATCTGAAAGATCCGAAGCTGGGCGCTTATGTTGAAAAGTATCTCCACGGAGTGTCAGGCGTCTCCACAGAAAACAGACTTCGCATCATGAGGCTGATTGAAAATCTGACTCTTGGAAGCGCAGCCGTCGGATACCGTACAGAATCCATGCACGGTGCCGGGTCACCGCAGGCACAGCGGATCATGATCGCACGCCAGAGTAATCTCACTATGAAGAAAAAAATGGCTAAAGAGATCGCCAAAATAAAAGAAGAATAG
- a CDS encoding TIGR04076 family protein has translation MKKVKITVLRTMFNEDLAAEYGTEGLAACPFHREGQVFYADYAKPEGLCDEAWKAIYQYVFALAHGAGNEVFYYGDWIRKPGTAICSCNDGLRPVIFKLETTQEEE, from the coding sequence ATGAAAAAAGTAAAAATTACAGTCCTGAGAACCATGTTTAATGAGGACCTGGCTGCCGAGTACGGTACAGAAGGGCTTGCAGCATGTCCTTTTCACAGGGAGGGTCAAGTGTTTTACGCCGACTATGCAAAACCGGAAGGACTCTGCGATGAGGCATGGAAGGCTATTTACCAGTATGTATTTGCACTGGCCCATGGAGCGGGAAATGAAGTGTTCTATTACGGAGACTGGATCAGAAAGCCGGGCACTGCCATATGCAGCTGCAATGACGGGCTGCGCCCGGTAATCTTTAAGCTGGAGACGACACAAGAGGAAGAGTGA
- a CDS encoding Crp/Fnr family transcriptional regulator, which yields MLTPRYFFANDFKQFYSYFLTQPHKKRFFRKGEFLWESGEPFQRIHYIISGAAQNYMEHENGHRKIISFHGEGTVFPGYHQHDYKIEQSLITTAVSDMNVLEFTKEQFRQMFETNPQLSANIVDWYSTYVNRLLYETAHQEYNSSLTRLCNLLYLLTGNETDHPDLYIDMTQDDLSDLLGISRIHVTRGLSQLREQEIILTRRKQIEIRDLPALTEYCSLETL from the coding sequence ATGCTTACCCCTCGGTACTTTTTTGCCAATGATTTCAAACAGTTTTACAGTTACTTTCTCACTCAGCCTCATAAAAAACGTTTCTTTCGAAAGGGTGAATTTCTGTGGGAGAGCGGCGAACCCTTCCAAAGAATTCATTACATAATCTCAGGCGCTGCCCAAAACTATATGGAACACGAAAACGGCCACAGGAAAATTATATCCTTCCACGGGGAGGGTACCGTGTTCCCTGGTTATCACCAGCATGACTATAAAATTGAACAATCTCTCATAACTACAGCCGTTTCGGATATGAACGTTCTGGAATTTACAAAAGAGCAATTCCGGCAGATGTTTGAGACAAATCCTCAGCTGAGCGCCAATATTGTAGATTGGTATTCCACGTATGTAAATCGTCTGCTCTATGAAACAGCACATCAGGAATACAACAGTTCCTTAACCCGCCTGTGCAATCTGCTTTACCTGCTCACAGGAAACGAGACGGATCATCCGGATCTGTACATCGACATGACGCAGGATGATCTTTCCGATCTTCTTGGAATCAGTCGTATCCATGTAACCCGCGGTCTTTCACAGCTCCGGGAGCAGGAAATTATTCTCACCCGCCGGAAACAGATAGAGATCAGGGATCTGCCTGCACTAACGGAATACTGTTCGCTGGAAACTCTTTGA
- a CDS encoding glycine--tRNA ligase has product MELTMEKIVNLAKARGFVYSGSEIYGGLANTWDYGNLGVELKNNVKKAWWKKFIQESPYNVGVDCAILMNPQTWVASGHLGGFSDPLMDCKECHERFRADKIIEDYMDEHGMEIEGGSVDGWTKEEMVDFINDHDIVCPSCGKKNFTDIREFNLMFKTFQGVTEDAKNTVYLRPETAQGIFVNFKNVQRTSRKKIPFGIGQVGKSFRNEITPGNFTFRTREFEQMELEFFCEPDTDLEWFAYWKDFCINWLKTLGITDDQMRVRDHGKEELSFYSKATSDIEFLFPFGWGELWGIADRTDYDLTQHQNTSGEDLTYFDDEKKERYIPYVIEPSLGADRVTLAFLCAAYDEEELEGGDKRTVLRFHPAIAPVKIGVLPLSKKLAEGAGKVYETLAKYYNCEYDERGNIGKRYRRQDEIGTPFCVTYDFDSEEDGAVTVRDRDTMEQERVKIEDLKEYFEKKFDY; this is encoded by the coding sequence ATGGAATTAACAATGGAGAAAATCGTAAATTTAGCAAAAGCCAGAGGTTTTGTGTACAGCGGATCTGAGATTTACGGCGGATTGGCAAATACATGGGATTATGGAAATCTTGGCGTGGAGCTTAAAAACAATGTAAAAAAAGCATGGTGGAAGAAATTTATTCAGGAAAGCCCGTATAATGTAGGTGTGGACTGTGCGATACTTATGAATCCGCAGACCTGGGTTGCTTCCGGACATCTGGGCGGGTTTTCCGACCCTTTGATGGACTGTAAAGAGTGCCACGAACGTTTCCGCGCAGATAAGATCATCGAAGATTATATGGATGAACACGGCATGGAGATTGAGGGCGGCTCTGTGGACGGATGGACCAAAGAAGAGATGGTGGATTTTATCAATGATCATGACATCGTATGCCCGTCCTGCGGAAAGAAAAATTTTACGGATATCCGTGAGTTCAACCTGATGTTCAAGACATTCCAGGGTGTGACAGAAGATGCGAAAAATACAGTTTACCTGCGGCCGGAAACAGCTCAGGGTATTTTCGTCAACTTTAAAAATGTGCAGAGGACATCCAGGAAGAAGATCCCGTTCGGTATCGGACAGGTCGGAAAATCTTTCAGAAACGAGATCACTCCTGGAAACTTTACGTTCCGTACAAGAGAGTTTGAGCAGATGGAGCTGGAATTTTTCTGTGAGCCGGATACAGACCTTGAGTGGTTTGCTTACTGGAAAGATTTCTGTATCAACTGGTTAAAGACACTGGGCATCACCGATGACCAGATGAGAGTCCGTGACCATGGAAAAGAAGAACTGTCTTTCTACTCCAAGGCAACTTCAGATATCGAGTTTTTATTCCCATTCGGATGGGGAGAGCTGTGGGGAATTGCTGACCGTACAGACTATGACCTGACACAGCATCAGAATACTTCAGGGGAAGATCTGACTTACTTTGACGATGAAAAGAAAGAGCGCTACATTCCATATGTAATCGAGCCGTCTCTTGGAGCCGACCGTGTGACCCTTGCGTTCTTATGTGCCGCTTATGATGAAGAAGAACTGGAAGGCGGAGACAAACGTACCGTTCTTCGTTTCCATCCGGCTATCGCACCGGTGAAGATCGGGGTGCTTCCTCTGTCCAAGAAATTAGCTGAGGGGGCAGGGAAAGTTTATGAGACGCTTGCGAAATACTACAACTGTGAGTACGATGAGCGCGGAAATATCGGAAAGAGATACAGAAGACAGGACGAGATCGGAACACCGTTCTGTGTGACATACGATTTCGATTCTGAAGAAGACGGAGCAGTAACCGTCAGAGACCGTGATACAATGGAACAGGAACGGGTGAAGATCGAAGATCTGAAAGAATACTTTGAGAAGAAATTTGACTATTAA
- the recO gene encoding DNA repair protein RecO, which produces MGQEIKVTGLVLNAGNIGEFDKRVTLLTKERGRITAFARGAKKATSPYAAACQPLTFGEFSLYEGRSSFNLMWADVGHYFEGVKEDLLLVSYGSYFCEFASYLTRENNDEKEILKLLYLSLRALEKKTIDPKLIRRVFEIKLMALYGQGMEVFCCTQCGSTEDLSCFDSSAGGILCSNCRKSGGRAVHISGSAVYTLQFILSSPPEKLYTFRVSKEVLKELDSVSESFLKQYVSHHFKSLDFLELL; this is translated from the coding sequence ATGGGTCAGGAGATCAAAGTAACCGGTCTGGTACTGAACGCCGGAAATATCGGAGAATTTGATAAGAGAGTCACGCTTCTCACAAAGGAACGAGGAAGGATCACGGCGTTTGCGAGAGGGGCGAAAAAAGCCACCAGTCCATATGCCGCGGCCTGTCAGCCTCTGACATTCGGAGAGTTTTCACTGTATGAAGGAAGAAGCTCCTTTAATCTCATGTGGGCAGATGTAGGCCATTATTTTGAGGGCGTCAAGGAAGATCTTCTTTTGGTTTCCTATGGCAGTTATTTTTGTGAATTTGCATCTTATCTTACAAGAGAAAACAATGATGAAAAAGAGATTCTGAAGCTTCTTTACCTGAGTCTTAGAGCACTTGAAAAAAAGACCATAGATCCGAAGCTCATACGCAGAGTGTTTGAAATTAAACTCATGGCTCTCTACGGACAGGGAATGGAAGTCTTTTGCTGTACACAGTGCGGCAGCACAGAGGACCTCAGCTGTTTTGACAGCAGTGCGGGAGGGATTCTCTGCTCAAACTGCAGAAAATCCGGAGGAAGAGCGGTACATATATCCGGATCTGCGGTATATACGCTTCAGTTTATTTTAAGCAGTCCCCCGGAGAAGCTGTATACGTTCAGGGTTTCTAAGGAAGTTTTGAAGGAACTTGATTCTGTCAGCGAGTCATTTTTAAAACAGTATGTCAGCCATCATTTCAAGTCTCTGGATTTTTTGGAACTGCTTTGA